The proteins below are encoded in one region of Drosophila santomea strain STO CAGO 1482 chromosome 2R, Prin_Dsan_1.1, whole genome shotgun sequence:
- the LOC120445512 gene encoding uncharacterized protein LOC120445512 — MKFYPDADVWFCVDKPSCLNSYQKYPPNHSWKMRDQTTSRNMYYWRDIEGVKKTEIKLKDLYFTNWPKSRIRPQACLGLLYATGNRFIRLTKAPPSGFKCAPLPVNLATARIVKVLLRKKAKREKLAAKKAKKEAKKAKKAAKKGKGKGGKNDLKPKVIRTYEDADKA, encoded by the exons ATGAAGTTCTATCCGGATGCAGATGTCTGGTTCTGTGTGGACAAGCCCAGCTGTCTGAACAGCTACCAGAAGTATCCACCCAACCACAGCTGGAAGATGCGGGATCAGACGACCTCGCGGAACATGTACTATTGGCGCGACATTGAGGGCGTGAAGAAAACGGAGATCAAGCTCAAGGATCTGTACTTCACCAACTGGCCCAAGAGCCGCATCCGTCCACAGGCCTGCCTGGGATTGCTCTATGCCACGGGCAACCGCTTCATCCGACTCACCAAGGCACCACCATCGGGCTTCAAGTGCGCTCCACTGCCCGTCAATCTGGCCACCGCCCGAATTGTCAAGG TTCTGCTTCGCAAGAAGGCCAAACGCGAAAAACTGGCAGCTAAGAAGGCTAAGAAGGAAGCGAAGAAGGCCAAGAAGGCGGCCAAGAAGGGCAAAGGAAAGGGCGGCAAGAACGATCTGAAGCCAAAGGTCATTCGAACCTATGAAGACGCCGACAAAGCttaa
- the LOC120445888 gene encoding mediator of RNA polymerase II transcription subunit 8, whose product MQRDEKLFELTLETVLQRLNDLKLAVLSMIQKLELEYETINWPTFLDNFAIISSHLTGLTKILAKEQCPPLRNRTVLPLLVSMDRDDTLINITEGRVPVFSHDIVPDYLRTRPDPITEQKMLQNEQKAANLTNDAAMKQVTQYNKVVSHVLDMVSKAREEWEIESSSRTGIQQTSSMADTQLLVAAVGMGKGLKLTNYGPGPGMMVPPSIRAPSPMGGPAMSPGNVQQQLGKAPSAVKTNIKSANQVHPFSR is encoded by the coding sequence atgcagcgcgACGAAAAGCTTTTTGAGCTGACGCTGGAAACGGTCCTTCAACGCCTGAACGACCTGAAGCTGGCAGTCCTCTCGATGATCCAAAAACTGGAGCTAGAGTACGAGACCATCAACTGGCCGACTTTCCTGGACAACTTTGCCATTATCTCAAGTCACTTGACGGGATTGACTAAAATTCTAGCAAAGGAGCAGTGTCCGCCACTCAGGAACCGAACAGTCCTGCCACTGCTGGTCTCCATGGACCGGGATGACACCCTTATCAACATAACAGAGGGCCGGGTGCCGGTCTTTTCACACGACATTGTTCCAGACTATCTGAGGACCCGGCCGGATCCAATTACGGAACAAAAAATGCTGCAAAACGAACAGAAGGCGGCCAACCTAACAAACGACGCCGCCATGAAACAGGTTACCCAATACAACAAGGTCGTTTCCCACGTCCTAGATATGGTCAGCAAAGCGCGCGAGGAGTGGGAAATCGAGAGCTCCTCGCGCACCGGCATCCAGCAGACGAGTAGCATGGCCGACACGCAGCTTCTGGTGGCCGCCGTTGGAATGGGGAAAGGACTGAAGCTGACCAACTATGGACCCGGACCTGGTATGATGGTTCCGCCTTCAATTCGAGCACCTTCGCCAATGGGTGGCCCCGCTATGAGTCCCGGCAACGTACAGCAGCAGCTCGGAAAGGCGCCATCGGCTGTGAAAACGAACATCAAGTCCGCCAATCAAGTACATCCGTTCTCTCGATAG
- the LOC120445885 gene encoding basic salivary proline-rich protein 2 isoform X2 — protein sequence MKKARANTTNDYWDKKLIEAEEKDPNRWRHTGYKKMYIQGESSSGESERDGREGREGGAPPYGRYPPTGGPPPGPPPPSQRYGRSRSPHSRSRSRLRKSPPLSPPPRRRSPPMAMHSGMDRRGGPRSPPMPRSPNNSHDALMRRPGNGHGGRPRSPPEPSGGSSSSSLRRKPNASRSPLGRRRSPPLPPPSSSVMEKRGPVAHILPRSKRPPSPPPRHSMRSRSNSSMSTSSDDSCSLCSPSHRHRSRSRGPRSPPPKPRGHYRTGAPPPPPSESHGRIHGRPTTPPPVRGGGGSSVSAMEKYRQAKMRHIGHERVASSDAHMKIARSSRHSPPPEDPRLKHRPPEPPEPASAPAGAPTAQAKKKKKEKEIRPRIKIEGEKRKKHPSGTSSGTGANAANSSSDSDDSNGSDSDEVGTLPTFSATTRLTLSERFGKMAQWSIDRSNMENMRITKDSAGGALKVMIEEGLESPPRRYSYSPAPAGHFPEELATTAPSGMLSWDDVRVRYEYYKSRGYLRDLDLKDYIKWEEWWYKYQEWLKQERYYEYWDRSQQLRRRRKKLPVTQRLN from the exons ATGAAGAAGGCGCGCGCCAACACCACCAACGATTACTGGGACAAGAAGCTGATCGAGGCCGAGGAGAAGGATCCGAACCGATGGCGTCACACCGGATACAAGAAGATGTACATCCAGGGGGAGAGCAGCTCCGGCGAGAGCGAACGCGACGGTCGCGAAGGTCGTGAGGGTGGAGCACCGCCCTACGGTCGTTATCCGCCCACAGGTGGACCACCGCCCGGTCCACCGCCTCCGTCGCAGCGTTACGGACGCTCTCGTTCACCGCATTCGCGCAGTCGGTCGCGTTTGCGCAAATCGCCACCGCTTTCACCACCTCCGCGTCGCCGCTCACCGCCCATGGCAATGCACAGTGGGATGGATCGCCGTGGTGGACCCCGGTCGCCGCCAATGCCACGATCGCCCAACAATAGCCACGATGCCCTAATGCGTCGACCCGGAAACGGCCACGGCGGCAGGCCGCGATCTCCGCCGGAACCCAGTGGTGgctcgtcgtcatcgtcgttgCGACGCAAGCCAAACGCGTCGCGTTCTCCGCTCGGACGTCGCCGGTCACCACCGCTTCCTCCGCCCTCGTCGTCGGTCATGGAGAAGCGAGGTCCAGTCGCCCACATCCTGCCGCGTTCCAAGCGACCGCCATCGCCACCGCCGAGG CACTCGATGCGTTCGCGGTCAAACAGCTCCATGAGCACCAGCTCCGATGATTCCTGCTCCCTATGCTCACCCAGTCATCGTCACAGATCTCG ATCCCGCGGTCCGCGCTCTCCGCCACCAAAGCCACGTGGCCATTATCGTACGGGGGCGCCTCCGCCCCCACCGTCGGAGTCACATGGCCGCATCCATGGTCGCCCCACCACTCCACCACCCGTGCGCGGAGGTGGaggcagttcggtttccgcCATGGAGAAATACCGCCAGGCGAAGATGCGTCACATCGGTCATGAGCGTGTCGCCTCGTCAGACGCCCACATGAAGATCGCGCGGTCCTCGCGCCACTCGCCTCCGCCGGAAGATCCGCGTCTTAAGCACCGTCCGCCAGAGCCACCAGAGCCGGCGTCAGCGCCAGCTGGAGCACCGACAGCACAGgcgaaaaagaagaagaaggaaaaGGAG ATAAGGCCACGCATCAAAATTGAAGGTGAGAAACGCAAAAAACATCCGAGCGGGACGTCCAGTGGCACCGGAGCTAACGCGGCAAACTCCTCCTCGGACTCGGACGATTCGAACGGCTCCGACAGCGACGAGGTCGGCACGTTGCCCACATTCTCGGCTACCACGCGGCTGACGCTCTCGGAGCGATTCGGCAAAATGGCGCAGTGGAGCATCGATCGCAGCAACATGGAGAATATGCGCATCACCAAAGACTCCGCCGGTGGGGCCCTCAAAGTGATGATTGAAGAGGGCCTCGAGTCGCCGCCGCGTCGCTATTCGTATTCGCCGGCACCGGCCGGGCACTTTCCGGAGGAGTTGGCCACCACAGCACCGTCGGGTATGCTGTCGTGGGACGATGTGCGCGTCCGTTACGAGTACTACAAGAGTCGTGGTTATCTAAGAGACTTGGACCTGAAG GACTATATCAAGTGGGAGGAGTGGTGGTATAAATATCAGGAATGGTTGAAACAGGAACGCTACTATGAGTACTGGGATCGCAGTCAGCAATTGCGCAGACGACGCAAAAAGCTGCCGGTAACTCAGCGCTTAAATTGA
- the LOC120445885 gene encoding basic salivary proline-rich protein 2 isoform X1, producing MASRRRAELNPKLHMDRQPTAARITDPSLPAGKRREIDNVMKKARANTTNDYWDKKLIEAEEKDPNRWRHTGYKKMYIQGESSSGESERDGREGREGGAPPYGRYPPTGGPPPGPPPPSQRYGRSRSPHSRSRSRLRKSPPLSPPPRRRSPPMAMHSGMDRRGGPRSPPMPRSPNNSHDALMRRPGNGHGGRPRSPPEPSGGSSSSSLRRKPNASRSPLGRRRSPPLPPPSSSVMEKRGPVAHILPRSKRPPSPPPRHSMRSRSNSSMSTSSDDSCSLCSPSHRHRSRSRGPRSPPPKPRGHYRTGAPPPPPSESHGRIHGRPTTPPPVRGGGGSSVSAMEKYRQAKMRHIGHERVASSDAHMKIARSSRHSPPPEDPRLKHRPPEPPEPASAPAGAPTAQAKKKKKEKEIRPRIKIEGEKRKKHPSGTSSGTGANAANSSSDSDDSNGSDSDEVGTLPTFSATTRLTLSERFGKMAQWSIDRSNMENMRITKDSAGGALKVMIEEGLESPPRRYSYSPAPAGHFPEELATTAPSGMLSWDDVRVRYEYYKSRGYLRDLDLKDYIKWEEWWYKYQEWLKQERYYEYWDRSQQLRRRRKKLPVTQRLN from the exons ATGGCGTCGCGCAGGCGCGCCGAACTGAATCCCAAACTGCACATGGACAGGCAGCCGACAGCTGCCCGCATAACAG ATCCCTCATTACCCGCTGGAAAGCGACGCGAGATCGACAACGTGATGAAGAAGGCGCGCGCCAACACCACCAACGATTACTGGGACAAGAAGCTGATCGAGGCCGAGGAGAAGGATCCGAACCGATGGCGTCACACCGGATACAAGAAGATGTACATCCAGGGGGAGAGCAGCTCCGGCGAGAGCGAACGCGACGGTCGCGAAGGTCGTGAGGGTGGAGCACCGCCCTACGGTCGTTATCCGCCCACAGGTGGACCACCGCCCGGTCCACCGCCTCCGTCGCAGCGTTACGGACGCTCTCGTTCACCGCATTCGCGCAGTCGGTCGCGTTTGCGCAAATCGCCACCGCTTTCACCACCTCCGCGTCGCCGCTCACCGCCCATGGCAATGCACAGTGGGATGGATCGCCGTGGTGGACCCCGGTCGCCGCCAATGCCACGATCGCCCAACAATAGCCACGATGCCCTAATGCGTCGACCCGGAAACGGCCACGGCGGCAGGCCGCGATCTCCGCCGGAACCCAGTGGTGgctcgtcgtcatcgtcgttgCGACGCAAGCCAAACGCGTCGCGTTCTCCGCTCGGACGTCGCCGGTCACCACCGCTTCCTCCGCCCTCGTCGTCGGTCATGGAGAAGCGAGGTCCAGTCGCCCACATCCTGCCGCGTTCCAAGCGACCGCCATCGCCACCGCCGAGG CACTCGATGCGTTCGCGGTCAAACAGCTCCATGAGCACCAGCTCCGATGATTCCTGCTCCCTATGCTCACCCAGTCATCGTCACAGATCTCG ATCCCGCGGTCCGCGCTCTCCGCCACCAAAGCCACGTGGCCATTATCGTACGGGGGCGCCTCCGCCCCCACCGTCGGAGTCACATGGCCGCATCCATGGTCGCCCCACCACTCCACCACCCGTGCGCGGAGGTGGaggcagttcggtttccgcCATGGAGAAATACCGCCAGGCGAAGATGCGTCACATCGGTCATGAGCGTGTCGCCTCGTCAGACGCCCACATGAAGATCGCGCGGTCCTCGCGCCACTCGCCTCCGCCGGAAGATCCGCGTCTTAAGCACCGTCCGCCAGAGCCACCAGAGCCGGCGTCAGCGCCAGCTGGAGCACCGACAGCACAGgcgaaaaagaagaagaaggaaaaGGAG ATAAGGCCACGCATCAAAATTGAAGGTGAGAAACGCAAAAAACATCCGAGCGGGACGTCCAGTGGCACCGGAGCTAACGCGGCAAACTCCTCCTCGGACTCGGACGATTCGAACGGCTCCGACAGCGACGAGGTCGGCACGTTGCCCACATTCTCGGCTACCACGCGGCTGACGCTCTCGGAGCGATTCGGCAAAATGGCGCAGTGGAGCATCGATCGCAGCAACATGGAGAATATGCGCATCACCAAAGACTCCGCCGGTGGGGCCCTCAAAGTGATGATTGAAGAGGGCCTCGAGTCGCCGCCGCGTCGCTATTCGTATTCGCCGGCACCGGCCGGGCACTTTCCGGAGGAGTTGGCCACCACAGCACCGTCGGGTATGCTGTCGTGGGACGATGTGCGCGTCCGTTACGAGTACTACAAGAGTCGTGGTTATCTAAGAGACTTGGACCTGAAG GACTATATCAAGTGGGAGGAGTGGTGGTATAAATATCAGGAATGGTTGAAACAGGAACGCTACTATGAGTACTGGGATCGCAGTCAGCAATTGCGCAGACGACGCAAAAAGCTGCCGGTAACTCAGCGCTTAAATTGA